In Chaetodon auriga isolate fChaAug3 chromosome 22, fChaAug3.hap1, whole genome shotgun sequence, the genomic window CCCTGGGGGCCCAGAGGGGGGCCCTCCTCGCGTCATCCAGCTCATGCCCAGCACCATCATGAACCCCCTGCTCCTCAGCCCGAACAGGAGCGGCGGGGGTGCCGCCATGGACTTCAGGCACAGCCGCGGTGGAACCCAGTCTCAGGTGACGCTCGAGAACGGGCGCGAGGGGAAAGTCCACAGCCACCACCATCAGATACCACtggcccagcagcagcagcaacagcagcatctcatgcagcagcaggaggaggcactCTACAGGAACCACGTCATCATGCCCGTGTCTCCTCCAGAGGAGCAACAAATACCCATCGGGCGGATAGCGGGTAAGACTCAGCTGTGAGAAGATTAGAGGTTAAAGCTCCGACAGGTGATATCTTTATTGAAAAGTTTAGTCACAACATGAGCAGATCATTACAGAGATGGCAAGATTTTAGTTACTTATGTTGCCTCTTTGGTATTCTCTGACACAAAATCTGTACCGTCTCATGTAAACTCACTGTGTTTCCCTGATGTTTCCTTGCAGACTGCAGGCTGCTGTGGGACTACGTCTACCAGctcctgtcagacagcaggTACGAGAACTACATCCGCTGGGAGGATACAGAGAGCAAAGTCTTCCGCATCATGGACCCCAATGGCCTGGCCAGGCTCTGGGGCAACCacaaggtaaacacacactcagcagaaGGCTCCGGGTATCCAGTGATTGTTGCCTATGATCAGGCTGCAGGTGGCTCGATGAACCATTTAAAGCTGCCTTAATTGAtatttttcacatcaattaAGACTCAAAAGATGATGCGTAACGTGAAATCTGTTGCTCAAAGTAATGAATTCCCAGAGAGACATCATCCAAATCTGCAGTTCCACCTTGAGCTTAGAGCCTTTTTAGTCATCTTGTGATGATTTTACAAACCACAAACTATTCTCATCAACCTTGGAACCAGCTGCAGcggccagctgtttccagcaggAGAGCTTGAATAAAACCCAATGTagaaaagacaggcagacaggcaaagTGACAAGCTGGCCAatatagtggagcatttagcaggtTAAGAGCCAGATGTTAAGAGGATGGAgttagacttacattcattggATGGCCAGAAACTCCTAATCAATACTAATGTTGttgcttgctaacatgctagccatATCAACTATATAACTATATACACATATGGTGATGTCACtattgtgtttgcagcttgtttctgctgcccccaagtggccgaAATGCCAGTATTACAGGTTTAATGTTTACCTTTCAAATTGTGTTTTGCACCACTTGTGTTCACTTTGGTTTTTCCCCTCTTACAGAACAGGACCAACATGACGTACGAGAAGATGTCGCGAGCACTGAGACACTActacaaactgaacattatcaGGAAAGAGCCTGGACAAAGACTTCTATTCAGGTATACCAAATTAAAGACACCCTCATTTAAAAATTGGTCAGGCTACTCCTCATATATTTAACattgtttaatgtgttgttCCTGTGGGTTAGTGGCCAAACACCAGAGAAAGAAGCTTCAATGAATGACAAAACTTCCTTGTCGTGTTCGCCAGGTTCATGAAAACTCCCGACGAGATAATGAACGGACAGACGGACCGGCTGGAGCACATGGAGTCCGACACAGACGAACAAATCTACATCAAAGAGGAATGCTGAGGAACTCTGGGAAAACAAATCCATGAACTACTTACTACTACCACAGCCGCCGATGCCTTTCAGAAGCAGCCTGAACAATCGTTGAATCTGGAGCGCGTGGACGTTCGCTCGTGCCAGTCCTTCAGGGGCAGACGGGAAACCTGTCCTCTCTTAAGATTGCCTTAGGATGATATTTTcctgaagtaaaaaaaaaag contains:
- the etv6 gene encoding transcription factor ETV6 isoform X3; this encodes MEDEPARLPAHLRLQPVFWSREDVAQWLRWAEKEFALRPITSGSFQMNGKALLLLTKEDFRYRSPHSGDVLYELLQHILKQRKPHVFYPSAYFPGNSFHSLPESAVQHLKLEETVRRAPRGTEPLPQHPPTIELRHRSRSPHHPATRRSPPEPNHPRPTNEDHLQTFSQLPDSNHHLPEEMYPLSVSPAAPNGRCVTPREAPCPGSPGGPEGGPPRVIQLMPSTIMNPLLLSPNRSGGGAAMDFRHSRGGTQSQVTLENGREGKVHSHHHQIPLAQQQQQQQHLMQQQEEALYRNHVIMPVSPPEEQQIPIGRIADCRLLWDYVYQLLSDSRYENYIRWEDTESKVFRIMDPNGLARLWGNHKNRTNMTYEKMSRALRHYYKLNIIRKEPGQRLLFRFMKTPDEIMNGQTDRLEHMESDTDEQIYIKEEC